AACTCCACCAGGTCCGGGAGGCCCTCGGCTTGGAGGAGGTTCATATTTTCGGGCAGTCGTGGGGGACGGCGCTGGCCGTGGACTACCTCCTGGAACGCGGGGCTGATGGCGTTCACAGCCTGGTCTTGTCCGGTCCCCTGCTCAGCACTTCCCGCTGGATCGCCGACCAGGAAAAACACGTGTCGAAGCTGCCCGCTACCACGCGCGCCGTCATCGAGGAGTGCGAGGCTTCGGGGGATTTCGATTCCCCTCGATACCGGGAAGCGATGATGGAGTACTACCGTCTCCACGTCTGCCGTCTCGACCCCTGGCCCGACTGCCTCAACGGAACGATCGAAAAGCTCAACGTTCCGCTCTACCGCTACATGTGGGGCCCCAGCGAATTTACCGTCAACGGCACCCTCAAGAACTACGAGCGGGTGGAGAGGCTGAAAGAGATAACCGTTCCGGTTTTATTCACCTGCGGGGGCGCCGACGAGGCGACCCCGGAGACGACCCGATACTACCGCGACCATCTTCCCGGTTCCCAGATCCGCGTCTTTGCCGGCGCGTCCCACGAGCACCACCTGGAGCACCCCGAAGAGTATCTGGAAACGGTCAGGGAGTTTCTCCGCCGGGCGGAGCCGGGAAAAAACGATGCGCATGGATTTAAATCTCAAATGTAAACTTATAGAGAATGTAGGGGGGGATAGGATAGTGGGATATTAGTCAGAACTATCATACCAAAATACGATAGCCTGAGTAGACTTAGTCTATAGATGTCGGAAGCCACTCTTCTGACATCATTTATATGAACGGGAAAAAATCGGAATATTTCTTGTCAGATATTCTTAATGAGAGTTATCATATAGATAGGAGGAGGACTAATGTTTTATTCAGGGTCCTCGGTGCGCTGGATAGTGGTCTACGCCCGGTCTTGGAATATTGCCCAAACCGGGTTTTTTTCTTGAACGGCAAGCCGGAAGTAACTTGTTGGGTGTGAAACAATATAATTCGGCAAGAAAGAGATTTGACCTGTGGAAGGATGTTTTCCCGAATATCGCTTACATGACATATGTCAGGGAACTTCGATCGGTTTTACATGGCTGTAGCACTGTCTTGGACGTTGGCTGCGGCGGTTCGTCCCCTCTGAGATTTGTTGATGCCCTCAGTTTAGTCGGGGTGGAAGGTTGGCGGCCTAACGTATTGAAAGCTGTCGAAGATGGGACGCATGATACTGTTTTTGAAGGAAGGGCAGAAGAGATCGGTGGATTGTTCGCAGATAATCAGTTTGAAGCCGTCGTAGCTCTCGATGTCGTCGAACACCTGGTGAAGGATAAAGGGGCGCAGTTTCTCAAAGAACTGGAACGGGTCGCCAGTAAACTGGTGGTGGTTTTGACCCCTAACGGTTTTCTTCCCCAGCACAGCGCGGATGGCGATTTAGAGGAGCACCTTTCCGGATGGACAGTAACGGAAATGACCGAGCTGGGGTATGAAGTTACCGGAATGTATGGATACAAGAATCTGCGCGGCGAATGCCAGAACCTGAAAGGTCGACCGAAATTCGTCTGGGGAGTCATTTCGGAATTTACGCATTATTTGTATACACGGAAACATCCTCAAAGTGCCGCAGCTTTATTTTGCGTGAAGAGAATCAGCGGGTAAGACGCTTTATATTGTTTGATGACGAAAAGAATGCAGTTACTCCGGGAGGAATGCTTGTGAGAAAGCCACTTCGCGTATTGGCTATAGTTATAGTCGGGGTTATTTCAGAAATTAGTTTTTTAACGGTTCCTTACGCCCAGGGCGCTATAGGCGATGACAATTGGTTCAGCGTGGACCCCAATCCGAACGCCATAGTCTTCATGGTGACCTGCGACGGCCCGGAAAATGTTTACGTGGGGGGATGGTTCACCAGGGTCGGGACGACCACGGCCAACGACGTAGCAAAATGGAACGGGTCTGCATGGTCGACGTTCGGTTCCGGAATGAACAACAGCGTCGAGGCGTTCGCGCCTGATGGTGCGGGTAATGTTTATGCGTCCGGATCCTTTACGACGGCCGGTGGGAGTTCGGCCAATTACGTGGCCAAATGGGACGGCGCGGCGTGGTCGGCTCTTGGCTCGGGGATGAATTGGAGCGTCAGGGGGTTGGCCTACGACGGCGCGGGGACACTCTACGCGGGAGGGTGGTTCACCACGGCCGGCGGAACGGCCGCCAACTATGTGGCCAAGTGGAATGGGTCTGCCTGGTCCTCGCTCGGGGACGGAGTGAATAACTACATCGAGGATATAGTCTGGGATGGCTCCGGCAACGTCTACGTAGGGGGATTTTTCACCGAGGCGGGGGGCGAATCCGCTAGTCATGTGGCTAAGTGGGATGGCTCCTCGTGGTCCGCGCTGGGGGCTGGAGTAAACGATCTGGTTTGTGTTATGGCGCTTGACGGCGAAGGCAATCTTTATGTGGGCGGCGATTTCACCACGGCTGGTGGGTCTTCAGCGAATCATATTGCTAAATGGAACGGTTCTGAATGGATGGCGCTTGGTTCCGGCGTCGATGACAGAGTCTGGGGTATAGCCTTCGACAACGAAGGTAACCTCTATGCCGGCGGTTGGTTCTCTTCGGCCGACGGCGTTTCCGCCAGCCGGATCGCCAAGTGGGACGGGTCATCCTGGTCCCCTCTTGGATCCGGCCTGAGCGGATTCGAGGTAAGATGCTTATACTTTGATGGGGTGAACAGCCTCTACGCGGGCGGCGATTTCACAACTGCCGGGGGCAAGCCGGCCCCGAACTTCGCCCGGTGGTATATCCCCACTCCGGCACCTTCCTGTACCCCGATTCCTAGCCGTACTCCGACACCAGAGGATTACAAGACCCCTACACCGCCTCCCACCAGAACCCCACCACTTCCGCCCACCGGCACTCCAACCGCATCGGCCGTTCCAACCAAAAGTCCAATCCCGACACCGTCGCCCGGAGATGACAATTGGTCCAGCGTAGACCCCAATCCCAACTCGATCGTCTTCATGGTAACGTGCGACGGCCCGGAAAATGTTTATGTGGGAGGGTGGTTTACCCAAGTCGGGACAACCACGGCTAACGACGTAGCGAAATGGAACGGGTCCGCATGGTCGACGTTCGGGTCCGGGATGAACGACAGCGTCGAGGCGTTCGCGCCTGATGGTGCGGGAAATGTTTATGCGTCCGGATCCTTTACGACGGCCGGTGGGAGTTCGGCCAATTACGTGGCCAAATGGGACGGCGCGGCGTGGTCGGCTCTTGGCTCGGGGATGAATTGGAGCGTCAGGGGGTTGGCCTACGACGGCGCGGGGACACTCTACGCGGGAGGGTGGTTCACCACGGCCGGCGGAACGGCCGCCAACTATGTGGCCAAGTGGAATGGGTCTGCCTGGTCCTCGCTCGGGG
The window above is part of the bacterium genome. Proteins encoded here:
- a CDS encoding proline iminopeptidase-family hydrolase, which codes for MSPESNVAQDTVPDGARAGYVPVTGGRVWYRIAGQGAPGVPLLVLHGGPGASCDYLEPLRGLSDERPVAFYDQLGCGNSDRPEDTALWSVERYVEELHQVREALGLEEVHIFGQSWGTALAVDYLLERGADGVHSLVLSGPLLSTSRWIADQEKHVSKLPATTRAVIEECEASGDFDSPRYREAMMEYYRLHVCRLDPWPDCLNGTIEKLNVPLYRYMWGPSEFTVNGTLKNYERVERLKEITVPVLFTCGGADEATPETTRYYRDHLPGSQIRVFAGASHEHHLEHPEEYLETVREFLRRAEPGKNDAHGFKSQM
- a CDS encoding methyltransferase domain-containing protein, which codes for MKQYNSARKRFDLWKDVFPNIAYMTYVRELRSVLHGCSTVLDVGCGGSSPLRFVDALSLVGVEGWRPNVLKAVEDGTHDTVFEGRAEEIGGLFADNQFEAVVALDVVEHLVKDKGAQFLKELERVASKLVVVLTPNGFLPQHSADGDLEEHLSGWTVTEMTELGYEVTGMYGYKNLRGECQNLKGRPKFVWGVISEFTHYLYTRKHPQSAAALFCVKRISG